The archaeon BMS3Bbin15 genome window below encodes:
- the pgdA_2 gene encoding peptidoglycan deacetylase has protein sequence MQKISITVDVEQDCPPMLDSMHGIEEGLPDLLKLFREERIRATFFSTGRVAELYPDRIKRVVDEGHELGCHGYLHERFDHLNREKAEDAVNRATEVLGEFDNIVSFRAPNFKFPSEYIKILESNGYKVDSSVACYKPPFRRHITFNGKIIRVPASITSSVLRLPVPIVLPLLSHITNPVLFVHPWEFVDLSNYKIRFDCKFNTGTGALNNLKKIIECFKFKGYEFITLKDFAKNSQYSGKNKS, from the coding sequence ATGCAGAAGATTTCAATCACAGTTGATGTGGAGCAGGACTGTCCGCCTATGCTTGATAGCATGCATGGAATTGAAGAGGGACTGCCTGACCTTCTTAAACTCTTCAGAGAGGAGAGAATAAGAGCTACTTTCTTTTCCACCGGCAGAGTTGCAGAGCTCTACCCTGACAGAATAAAAAGAGTTGTTGATGAAGGGCATGAACTTGGATGCCACGGCTACCTGCATGAAAGGTTTGACCATCTGAACAGAGAAAAAGCAGAAGATGCAGTAAATAGAGCAACAGAAGTCCTCGGAGAGTTTGATAATATAGTTTCCTTCAGAGCTCCAAATTTTAAATTTCCTTCAGAATATATTAAAATTCTCGAGAGTAATGGATATAAAGTTGACTCTTCTGTGGCATGCTACAAACCACCTTTCAGGAGACATATTACTTTCAATGGAAAAATTATACGAGTCCCGGCTTCAATCACCTCTTCCGTCCTGAGGCTTCCTGTTCCAATTGTACTCCCTCTGTTATCACATATAACAAATCCTGTGCTTTTTGTGCATCCCTGGGAATTTGTTGACCTTTCGAATTATAAAATCAGATTTGACTGTAAGTTTAATACAGGAACTGGAGCTCTTAATAATCTGAAAAAGATTATTGAATGTTTCAAGTTTAAGGGATATGAGTTTATAACTCTAAAGGATTTTGCTAAAAACTCTCAATATTCAGGAAAGAATAAATCTTAG
- the mgtA gene encoding GDP-mannose-dependent alpha-mannosyltransferase, whose amino-acid sequence MERYRVALVSDWYYPKIGGIEYSIDSLASALKKLGHEVHIITRRYSGRDNCNSRNGIKVIRVKGRELDTRFLSPGAYWETFKILKSGNYDIIHAHGLDSPMASFSLIAGRKLGIPSVMTNHSLAGRRRMRPLLLLAGRFFLRYADAVIAVSSAVEKESKLMASGKVYRIPNGIEIEKHDREKTEFKKDGKIVIATVARMTPKKKVIDIVDIAPEILKKHSNITFLIIGDGPLRKKIEKRTRELGVSENFYFTGEIHREEVLNLLENSEIFALPSEDEAFGISILEAISKGVAVVARNNSGVSDIISHKKTGLLADSKTEMKMYIEKLVENPELRQNYATSANKELYKYSWIKIAKKTEEVYMGVINAEDFNHS is encoded by the coding sequence ATGGAGAGGTACAGAGTTGCACTTGTGAGTGACTGGTATTACCCCAAAATAGGTGGAATAGAATACTCAATAGATTCACTTGCATCTGCTTTAAAAAAACTCGGGCATGAAGTCCATATAATCACAAGAAGATACTCGGGTAGAGACAACTGTAATTCCAGAAATGGCATCAAGGTTATAAGGGTAAAGGGGAGAGAACTGGATACAAGATTTCTCAGCCCCGGTGCATACTGGGAGACCTTCAAAATTCTCAAATCAGGCAACTACGATATTATCCATGCTCATGGACTTGACTCTCCCATGGCATCTTTCTCACTTATTGCAGGCAGAAAACTTGGAATTCCTTCAGTTATGACCAACCACTCCCTGGCAGGTAGAAGACGCATGAGACCTCTTTTACTTCTTGCAGGTAGATTTTTCCTCAGATATGCAGATGCCGTAATAGCAGTCAGTTCTGCTGTTGAGAAAGAATCAAAACTCATGGCTTCTGGCAAGGTTTACCGGATACCAAACGGAATAGAAATTGAAAAGCATGACAGAGAAAAAACAGAGTTTAAAAAAGATGGAAAAATTGTTATTGCCACAGTAGCAAGAATGACTCCAAAAAAAAAGGTTATAGATATAGTTGATATTGCCCCTGAAATTTTAAAGAAACACAGTAATATTACATTCTTAATAATAGGAGACGGACCCTTAAGAAAGAAGATTGAAAAGAGGACGAGAGAGCTTGGTGTTTCTGAAAACTTTTATTTTACTGGGGAGATTCACAGAGAGGAGGTGCTGAACCTCCTTGAAAACTCAGAAATATTTGCTCTGCCTTCAGAAGATGAAGCCTTTGGAATATCAATTCTGGAAGCTATTTCAAAAGGGGTTGCAGTGGTGGCGAGAAACAACAGTGGGGTATCTGACATAATCTCTCATAAAAAGACAGGACTTCTTGCTGACAGTAAAACGGAGATGAAGATGTATATTGAGAAACTTGTGGAAAATCCAGAGCTCAGGCAAAACTACGCCACTTCTGCCAATAAGGAGCTTTATAAATACAGCTGGATAAAAATTGCAAAGAAGACAGAAGAGGTCTACATGGGTGTAATTAATGCAGAAGATTTCAATCACAGTTGA